AAGCGATGTATGTCATTGCCAATCGATACAAGAATAATAATGTTAATCGTACCTTTTTATGTGGTTCAATCTTTTTATTCTTGCTAAATAAATCTTTGACCATATCTGTTTCTTTGACACTGATTGTAATAAAATGATTCTCAGTGTGAATAATCGCAAAAGGTGTTGTTGTATATGCATTCTTACTGTTTTTAATTGGATCATATAGTGGAACATCAAGAATAATTAACTTAGCGCTGTCTTCCATATCGATATGCGCATTTTCTTCTTCATCAAGTGCACTTGTTATAAATTCATTAGGTACACTAAGTTTTGACTTCAACCACTCTACTTCTTCAGTTGTTGGTGCTATAACTTCAATCCAAGAACCATTAACTAATTCTGTTGTTTCCAAAATGTTGATGTTGAATTTTTCTAACTTTTTGTTTACTTCATAATATTGTCTAATCATTGCTCACACATCCTTTTTGAGCAGTTAGACATGATGTCTTTTTCATCTTCTTTCCTCCTAATTATTATTTTTCTTATTCCATTAGAAGGTAATTTGAACGTGACTAACTAACACTCTCGTTATCAACGTGCGAATGTATAGTTAAAAAAACTTGAGTCGTATGATTCAAATTACCCTTTTGTATTCGCTCGTGATCCGATTCCATTAGTTATTCACCTCCTAAACATCGTTGTTATTATATCACTAAAATATCATAATAAAAACCCCAATTATATTAAAAAAGCATCAATATCTGATTGTGAAGCACGTCTACCAGAGTCTTTTCCAGATATGACTTTCATTTCAAGTTGAACCAATTCAAAATATGTCGTTAAATCAAAATATTTCGAATCTTCAATTGATATGCCTAGATGAGCCAAGTTAAAGATAATGTTTGAGGTTGCACCAAACTCGGGCTCATCATTTGGACTGTGGGGATGGTTTGGTGCCTTTTTGGAGAGTGCCTAACATCTCCCCGATGGTTTGAGATAAAATACCTAGTTCTTCTGTATCACTTAAGATGCCAAAATCAAGTGCCATCAAGAAATCATTATAGGATGTCTTACTGAATGGACGATGAAGCACGTAGATGATCCGGAAGATCGTATCGATCACAAGTGAGAAATCTTCTTCCTTGATGTTCTTACCCTTTTCAAGTTTTTTGATATCACTGAAAAGTTCAGAACCGAATACATTGCGATAATCTATGATTGTAAAAAGTGACGAGTGGAGTTTATACTCCTTGTCACCAAGTTTGATAACTTTTTCCATAGTTCAATCCTCCTTAAATGAATGTTGGTAGTACTGGCGATGTTGATAAAAAGTTCGTGTAATTAGTGTCTCCAACACTTGCGATAACACGAAGGATTAGATTATTTCCTGATTCGATTGGGCGAGCGGTGATGTTAAGTGATATTGAGTTAGCTTCAATGGAGTCGGCTTTCGATTTGCTAGCATCCCCTGAAGGTGTAGCTGTACATAGGTAATACCAAATACGACGTGCTTTAGCATCACCTTGAATTTCATAACCCAATGCGAAGGTCTTGGTTTCATTGTTGACCACTTCGACAAAGTTGCCATTAGTGTCCGTCTTGAATCCAAAGATATCTTTCTTGAATTCATCATCAATCTCTGTGAATTTGAGAGTGACGGTTGAGCCTGAATTGGATACTAGGGTTGCGATAACCTTATCGTCTGCATAGACTTGTGAGCTACCACCAATGATTTCGGTAGTGATTTCTTGAGCACCTACCAGACGCTTTGGTGTTCCAAAAGTCCAGGAACCATCTACTGCAATTGTAGCGAGTGCATAGTGAACATTGGTAAGTCCGAATGTGACTTTATTACTCATATTTTATTTCCTCCTGTTTGATTTCATAAACTCTGGTTACCGAGTTATCGTCATTAACGTACTCGGTAATCATTTGATAATTAAACCCAGATTGATAGAGAGCTGATTCTAATTGCTCCTCAATTGTGGGTTCTTTTGATTCTGTGACTAGTGTGATTTGATAGGTGATGATACGAACTGCTGATTTGTTATCTGCATAGGATTGCACTCTATCGCTGATTTCTTGATAGATAATAAATGGATATACCTGGAGTTCGTTTGCATCGACAATATTTGTTCCATAAGATACTCGATTTGGTAAAACACTATCAAGTATCTGGAATAGTTGTTCTAGAAAACTCATGAAGATCCACCTCTTTCAATAATCGATTTGATTTTCTCTACCATATCCGGTGCAAATGCATCAAATGCCGGTCGCATGAATGGACGTGGTCCCACAAATTTACCACCACGATGTGTAAATCCAAACTCAAGTAAATGAGTTAACCTTCCTTTAGTGCTTGAATAGATAGCGATTCTTTTGTTGATACCTTCACCTTCAGGAATAGCAACAAACGATTCTGCAAAACCATAGGCTTGACCACTCTTCGGTGCTTTTGACTGAATGTAGGCTAATACTTTATCTGCGGTTTCATCTAGTACTTTTTCCATTTCTTTGATGACATCTTCTGCATAAGATTCGACAAGCTCACTAATTCCAAGTGCCAATTCATCCAATGAGACCATCAATATCACCTTTTTTAATCTTTGTTTCAACAAAATAAAGCTCAATAAACTGACCGCTGATATAGGTTCGTTCAATTTTATAAATTTTTGAGTCAATCAATGCATGTCTAGACCCATCATATAAGAAGCTCTGAATTTTGACTGCAACATCGATTCTGATGTCAGTTTTCTTGCTTTCATAATATTCTTTTGATGTTACTGATAGATTAATCCCAATAACCTCTTTAGAACTGATAAGGTCTAGTTTTCGATTCCCTATGTTATCTGGTGTGTTGTCTAGTGATAGAAGCGTTAATTTGATGTTGGGAGAACTTGGAAACATTAGGAAGTACTTCCTTTCGTGAATGATAGCTGCTTGATGAGCATTTCAAAACTTTTCGGAAGTTCTTTCACGGATCCATCGTTCTTAAAACCAAAGAACGTCTTACAGTAAATAAGGATGAGGGAATCCACGATTGGGACTCCCTCACCATTTACGACATCATCGGCCACACCTACAGAACGAATGAGTTCTTTACAAGCCTCAATATGAGACAACAACTCCTCATCAGCATATGTTTCTGTTAGAGGAATCAAGAGTGCTTTCTTTACTGTATCGAGTATGGCCATGATTTAGTTCCTCCGATTAGGCAGCGGCTTTCTTCTTGATGCGAAGAAAACCTTTATAACCTACCACATTACCACCAGTGAATACAGATGCTTTGTAGCAGATAATGCCATCTTTAAATTTGTAGTCTGTCGATTTGCCGATTTCAACCGGTGAGAAGATAGGCACTTC
This genomic stretch from bacterium harbors:
- a CDS encoding major tail protein → MSNKVTFGLTNVHYALATIAVDGSWTFGTPKRLVGAQEITTEIIGGSSQVYADDKVIATLVSNSGSTVTLKFTEIDDEFKKDIFGFKTDTNGNFVEVVNNETKTFALGYEIQGDAKARRIWYYLCTATPSGDASKSKADSIEANSISLNITARPIESGNNLILRVIASVGDTNYTNFLSTSPVLPTFI
- a CDS encoding HK97 gp10 family phage protein, whose protein sequence is MDELALGISELVESYAEDVIKEMEKVLDETADKVLAYIQSKAPKSGQAYGFAESFVAIPEGEGINKRIAIYSSTKGRLTHLLEFGFTHRGGKFVGPRPFMRPAFDAFAPDMVEKIKSIIERGGSS